The DNA sequence TAATATTATAAAATCGGATCGTGATGCAGATATTAATTTTTCATTGATTTCTTATTCACTATTGGCGAATATTTTATTTTTTTTACTGGCGGTTATTTTAACTAAACTGTTAGCCCGCAATCGGGATGATCATGGGGCTATTATCCAAGGCGCTTTCCGATCCAATCTAGCTATTATCGGTTTAGCCTATGTTGATAATATTTATGGGGATTCAGGTCTTGCGTTGGCTGCTGTTTATGTCGCATTTCATGTTGTTTTATTTAATGTTTTATCGGTGTTAATACTGATGCCTAAACAAGAGAAAATGAGCATTAAGATGTGCTTAGGGTTGTTTAAATCAATTTTCAAAAACCCATTAATTATTGGCATTTTGTTGGGTGTTGTATTCTTTTTCTTCGCCATACCGGTGCCTGATGTGATGCTTGATGCCGGACAATATTTTGCGGGGATGAGCCTGCCAATGGCATTATTATGTACAGGTGGTGGACTGCATTTAAAGACCTTAAATTCAGATGGTTTTATTATCGGCTTTGCAACTATTCTAAAAATAATTGTTGCTCCCGTATTAATCACCGGGGGGGCTTATTTTCTTGGTTTTAGAGGATTCGCGTTAGGGCTGACTTTTTTGATGACCGCGGCCCCAACGGCTGCTGCAAGTTATGTGATGGCCAGGGCGATGGGCGCTAATGCCAGCTTAGCTGCGAATGTAATAGCTTCTACGACAGTTGGCTCGCTGGTGACTTACAGTATTGGTCTTTCAATGCTTTATAGTTTCAATTTAATGTAGCGGGTAAGGAGTCACGGGTAATGAGCCGCGAGTAACGAGTAATAAGTAACAAGCAATGAGTAATGGTTAAAGAGGATGCTAAGTGCTTTATTTTTTTATCCCTGTAAAAAAGCAAGCAGTTTAGCTGCCTGCTTTTTTAGTACCACTATATTAAACGTAGTGGCCATGTTTTAAGGGTTACAAACTCATCGCTGCAATCCAGCCAAATACCATTAAGGGTAGGTTATAGTGAATAAAGGTCGGTACAACGGTATCCCAAATATGATCGTGTTTACCATCGGCGTTTAGACCCGCTGTCGGCCCCAGAGTCGAGTCCGACGCCGGTGAACCTGCATCCCCCAACGCCGCTGCTGTTCCAACTAATGCGATGATTGCCATCGGTGAAAATCCAAATGAGAGGGCAAGAGGAACGTAAATAGTGGCAATAATTGGAATAGTTGAAAAAGAAGAGCCTATTCCCATGGTCACTAACAAACCGACTACCAGCATTAATACGGCTGCTAGTGGTTTATTTTGGCCAATATTTGCAGATAACATCTCAACCAGGGTGTCTACGCTACCCGTGGCTTTCATTACGGCTGTAAAACCGGCAGCGGCAATCATAATAAAACCGATCATTGCCATCATATGCACACCTTTAGTAAATACATCTTGCGTTTCTTTCCAAGCTATAACACCACCAAAGGTAAAGACGACAAATCCAGCCAATGCGCCGACTATCATCGAGCCTGACAATAACTGTATGCTTAATGTTGCTGAAATTGCAATCAAGGCAACCACTATATGGCGCTTGTTTAAGGGGGTTTTTGCGGGTTTTTGATTTTCTGCGGGTGTAAATAGTGACTCTCCCTGAGGATAATCCCGTGGCTTACGGTAGCTAATAAAGACTGCAATCAGTAAACCGGTAACCATACCTAAAGCAGGTAAGATCATTGCTGTTGGAACCTGGCTGGCGGTTACTTCCAGGCCATTATCATGTAAATTTTTTAATAATATATTATTTAAAAAGATACCGCCAAAACCTATCGGTAAAACCATATAAGGCGTGATTAAACCAAAGGTTAATATACACGCCACTAAGCGTCTGTCTAAACGTAATTTTGTAAATACGCTGATCAGTGGTGGAATTAAAATGGGAATAAAGGCGATATGCACAGGGATAATATTCTGTGATGAAATAGTTATTAATAAAATTAAAGATAACACCACATATTTTATCACGTAGGTTAAATGATCCGGGTGCCTGCCATGTACTTTATTAATAACTGTTTGTGCTAATAAATCGGTAATACCTGATTTAGAAATTGCCACTGCAAATGCACCCAGCATAGCGTAACTTAATGCAATGGTTGCACCGCCACCCAATCCTCCTTCAAAAGCACTGACGGTATCAGAGACTGACATACCGGCACTTAACCCTCCGATTAATGCACTTAATGTTAATGCTATTACTACATTAATACGCATTAAAGACAAAGCCAGCATCACGCAGACTGAGAGTACAACGGGGTTGATCATAAATTTTCCTAACTCATTCAATAAAATAAAGTCGGCATCTTACGCGAGTATTTTTTGATGGCAAATTTAATTAAGGATATTAGACGCTTTTTTGTTAGGGCTATTAATACATTTCACTTAACCATTTACGCATTCAATACTGCAAATGGCTGATAAACATTTCATCTCTTACTGTCTTCAGTGCAGAGAATAAAATCAGAATGGTATATTTTAATTAATAAATTATAATACTTTTCCCAGAAGGCCATTAGATAAGTCTGATGCTTTATTATTTATCAATCTTTTTTTTATATGCAAAAAAAATAAAACCCGCGATAGCGCCGTAAAGATGCGCATTAACTAATACTTCTGCCGCAATTAAATTGATCGTACTTTGCGATGCGCCAAACATTTGCTCATAAATAATCTTAATAACCAGACCTGCTCCCAGCAGATAACCCCAGGGATCTTTCTTCGCAATATCGGTGACAACCCCGTAGCTAAATAAACCGTGTAAAACACCCGATAAGCCCACATACCAAATAACCTCAGTATCAAAGAAAAACAGGCATAACCCGATAAATAAACTGCAGAAAATAATGATTGGGAAAATTTTAATGGTCTTAAAAAGATCAACAAATAATGCCAAAGTGATCACTAAGCCCACGATATTTAATACCAGATGATTAAAATTAGTATGGCAAAATGTGGCACTAATCAGTCTCCAAATTTCTCCTTCTGCTATGCCATTATGGTAATATGCCAGTAGTTCACTGGCTTCCGGCTCAAACAAATAAAGTATAAGAGTCAGTAATATTATCAATGACGTTTCGATAATAAGAGAGCGCATCGGTTTCCTTTATTAAGAGATTTTTATAAATGAGTAAAAGAGCTGTTTGCAAACGCTGCTTAAAAGCCCAATCTGCCTGTATCTGCTCAGCGATCCAGTTGATTGATAATCAACACTTTGTGCATGTATTGCAAGATCCCGGTGAAGAAAAAAATGCGATAGGCACTGCGCGAATTTTGGGGCTGTCATTAAAACGATCAAAAATTAGCGTAGGGGTATTGTTTGATGCCGGTTTATTTGATTTACAGAATAGCTATTTAGTTTTTCCCGATGCCTCGGCAGTCCCTACGGAGCAGCTTGTTAATCTGAAAAAAATTAATAACCACAGCGTTTTTATTTTGCTCGATGGCAGTTGGAAAAAAGCCTACAAATTATTGATGAGTAATGTTTTTTTACAGAATTTGCCGAAGATATCAATTAATATAGATAAAAAAAGCGAGTATCGTATTCGTAAATCACCACGTGATGATGGTTTGTCGACGGTTGAAGCGGGTTATTATTTACTTTCCCAATTGGAAGAAAATAAAGAAAAATTTGTCCCCTTATTAACCAGTTTTAATAGAATGATCGACTATCAAATAGCATCTATGCCGGCGGCGATCTATAAAAAGCACTATCTGGATAAAAAACCAACATCCAAAGAAATGTTTAAGTGACCTAACAAATTAAAAGATAATTTATAAGTTAAAGGAGTGTAATGTTAAAAATATCAAATAATGTCGAGCTTGCTGACTGGGAAATCGACATGACTGCCATTCGTGCACAGGGAGCCGGCGGGCAAAATGTGAACAAAGTTTCCAGCGCGATTCATTTACGCTTTGATATCAAAAAATCAACCTTACCCGATTTTTATAAAGAGAGATTATTAGCATTATCCGATAGCCGTATCACAGGCGATGGCGTGATAATAATCAAAGCTCAAAGCCATCGCACGCAAGAGAAAAATAGAGATGATGCACTGCAGCGTTTAAAGAACCTGATTGTCTCGGCAGCTGTGGTTCAAAAAGTACGACGAGCGACGAGAGCCACAAAAGGTTCACAACGTAAACGTATGGATAAAAAAACCCAAAGGGGACGGATTAAAAATCTGCGCAGTAAAAATAATGATGATTAATACTCAATCAGCTGGTAAATACTCTGTTAAGCATGGGTTATATTTAAACTGTTTCCTGAAGTAGGCCGGTCAAAATGGGATACAATATTAAGGGAAGCGTTATTCCCTTGCGGCCGTTATGCCGCTGCGCGTTAGTCAGCAGATAGGGGGTAACTGAATAGTGCAAAAATAATACTTTTTTATGATAATAACCTATCTACTCTGTTGATAACTGGTGTTTTTTCTATTAGCAATCTACAATATGCTCCATATTTTCCATTTCAATATTCTTAGCAGATCATGACTCATTTAAAAAATACGCGTATACGGCATACTAAAGGTCCTTTTGCGATGACTGTTGTATACAGTTTCACCGGCGCAGCCATTTTAGCCTCGATAATATTTTCTCTCTTATTATTTCTTTCTATCGACGAAAATCCCTGGATGAAGGTTTTATTTGGCGCATTGGCGGTGATTTTTGAACTGGGTAAGTTTTTTGCATGGTATGAATTTGGTGAACGTATCGCAAGGCGTCATTTGATCGCAGCCTTTTCGGCCTTTTCCTTTTATAGCGTATTGGCTGCTATTTCAATTGGGGGCAGTATAGGCGGCATTAATAGTGCGACTAATACTGCTCAACGTTATGTTGATGTACAGCAAAATAAAGTGGCTATTTTTAATCTGCAGATTGCGGCGCTCGAAAAGCAGATCGATTTAAACAATATTGCTGCCGAAAAATATATTGAACTTAACCGCATTGCAACGGGGGTTGTCAGGATTCAAAAAGAGAATGCTTTACTGCGACAAGAACAGGTTGAACTGGCCGTGCAGAGAGACCATTTACCCGTTGCAAGTCAAGGCTCAGTCTTCGGTCTGATTGGCAGTATTGCCGACGGACTTAAGATCAATGCCACGGATGCTCAACTGGGGCTGGTGGTATTTTTATCTGTCTTATTGGATCTTTTTGCGGCATTTTTTGTCGGTTTAATCGGGGAAGAGCTGAGATTTAGACGCACTTTGGCAGGGGCGCTTCCGCAAAGCCCTATGCAATCGTCAGAAGTTGCTCAAAAAAGTCTGGCTGTAGATAATGAAATGGTCATCTCGCGCTCTGATATTTTATTTCAAAAAGCGCTGGATGTATTACTGAAGGGCGATGTTCGCTGCACTAAAAAAGCGATTGCCGATAAGCTTGCTATCAGTGCTGAAGAAGTTGATCTGATCTTTTTTGGTTTATTAGAAAAAGGTTTGGTTACCCAGAAAGCAAATCGTCATTTCAATTGGCAGGGTGAATCGGTCTAAACAAAGTGAGCTTATTTTTACTTTTTTTACGTTAGCTATTTGAAAAGTAAAATTATCTCTTCTTCACAATATACGAGTAAAAATTCAGAATCGTTCTATTTAGTCGCTGTTGTCGTTTTGATTCTCTAAATTACAATGCGTTTTGATTCTCTAAATTACAATGCGTTTTGATTCTCTAAATTACAATGCGTTATGAAAACATAAAAATCACTACAATCTTAATATTCAGAAGATGTTGGGCATAAATAATAAAGCTAACAGCAATAATCTGGAACATATCTGCTAATTTAGGCTGTTTAAAAATAACACTCAGAATTTCAGCACTCCTCACTTTTTCTTTTCAATTTTCATCTCTTTTTTTGAGCACAATGTGCAATGTCTCTTATACTTTGGGAAGTATCAATCGAGTGGGTAATCTCTTTTTTAGGATTTTATCTTACATAAGAAAAATAGACATTTTGCATTTAAAAATTATTTAACCATAAATATCAGGAGCAGAAGATGAACAATAAAAAACTTAGCATCATAGCATTGGCGCTTGGCCTTACTTTCGCCAATATTTCAGTGAGTCAGGCACACGGAGGTATGCAAAATAATGCCGGTGGCTGGATGCACGGCGGCATGATGGATAGCGGAATAATGAATGGTGGCATGATGAATGGTGGCATGATGAATGGTGGCATGATAAATGGCGGCATGATGTATGGTGGTATGATGAATGGCGGCATGATGAATGGTGGCATGATGAATGGCGGCATGATGAATGGTGGCATGATGAATGGCGGCATGATGTTCTCATCATTAAACCTGACGGGTGAACAGCAGCAGCAAATTCAATCTATTATGACAGCGGCTATGGCTTCGATGCACAGTGGGCCAAACATGATGACAAATATGCAAGCTAGTACAGCAGAATCACAAGCACTGTTAAATAGCCCAACCTTTGACGACGCTAAAGCACGTGAAATAATAAGTAAACAGCAGGCCTTAATGGTTGATAATCAATTGCAGATGTTAAAAGCACATCATCACGCGTTTCAAGTGTTAACTGAGGCGCAGCAAGAACAAGTTAATACTTTGATGGCAGAACATCTTGCCCTGATGCAGCAATATATGAAGGGGTTTCAGCAGTAGCAATGTCATGAGATGGGTCAATAACATTGCTGACTATATTTGTTATTCAGTTTATTACGCTTTAACCGCCAAGTATTGTTGGCACTTTTATTGAAGTGCCAACAATCTTTAGATTGTCAGTGTATGCAAAAAGTCAGTGTGATTTTAACGCCAGAGGCTAAAGCACTCTTAGCTGCAATATCATTGGAGTTGGCCAGATCCTTTGATCAGTATCCTAATCCTTGTTGCGCAATAGCGCCATTGATTAATACCCCTTTTTGATTAAAGTTGGTCATAACACTTTGGTTACATAAAGAGTCCCGAATGTATGAATTACTGCCAGGTAAAACCCATCCTATCGGTGCCACGGTGGAGGATGGGGGGGTTAATTTTTGCCTCTATTGTGATGAACGATCAACCTCCGTCGAGCTGCTTCTGTTTGAACAGCATAATGCGCTTGAACCTTACGAGATTATCCGGTTCGATCCCCTGATTCATCGTAGCTTTTATTTTTGGCATATTTTTGTAAAGGGTTTACCGGAAAAAACACATTATGCTTACCGTGTTGGTGGCCCTTTTCAACCTGAAAACGGGCTGGTTTTTGATCCGCAAAAAGTATTAATTGATCCCTACTCAAAAGGTATTAATTGTAGTTTATGGCAGCGAAATGATGCCTGCAAAGCGGGTGATAATCTGCACACTTCGATGCGCAGTTGCGTACTCAAGCTAACGGATTATGACTGGCAGGGTGATAGCCCTCCTAATCATCATCTCAATGAAAGTATTATTTATGAGATGAATGTCGGCGGATTTACTAAATCACCGACCTCCGGGGTAAAACATCCGGGTACCTATGCAGGCATAATAGAAAAAATACCCTATTTAACAGCATTAGGTATTACGGCGGTAGAGTTGTTACCCATATTTGAATTTGAAGACTCTGAGGTGCGTTATTTTAATGGCAATAAATTAGTTAATTATTGGGGATATAGCACCATTAATTTTTTTGCACCGCATTCGGGGTACTGTGTCAATCCACAGGAAGGTAACCACCTTGATGAATTTAGAGATCTCGTTAAGGCGCTACACCAGGCTGATATTAGTGTGATTCTGGATGTTGTTTTTAACCACACCGATGAAAGTGATCATCGAGGGCCAGTTTACTCTTTTAAAGGTTTTGCTAATAATAGCTATTATTTTTTAATGGATAAGCATAAAAATTTTTACTGTAATTATTCTGGATGCGGTAATACTTTTAAATGCAACCATCCTATTGGTGAAAAATTTATTGTTGATTGTTTAGAATATTGGGTGCGGGATATGCATGTCGATGGTTTTCGTTTTGACGAAGGCACTATCTTAGCACGTGGGGATAACGGTAATTTAATTGCCAATCCTCCCGTTGTTTGGGCTATCGAATTATCTGAACAATTAGCCGATACTAAGGTGATTGCAGAAGCTTGGGATGCGGAGGGAGGATATCTGGTGGGATCTTTCCCCGGACATCGTTGGGCGGAGTGGAACGGTCTTTATCGAGATGATCTGCGTGATTTTGTGCGCGGTAAAGCGGGTATGCTGGGCACGTTTGCCCGGCGTATTACCGGCAGTGCCGATATCTACGAGTCCCAATATGAATTACCCGGTAACAGTATTAATTTTATTAATTCCCATGATGGTTTTACCCTTAATGATCTTGTGTCCTATAACCATAAACATAATCAGGCGAATGGGGAAAATAATAGTGATGGTATTGATAATAACAGAAGTTGGAATTGTGGTGTTGAGGGTATAACCGATAATCCACAAATCAATATGCTGCGCAAGCGACAAATCAAAAATTTTGCCGCTATTTTAATGTTATCCAAAGGTGTCCCGATGTTTGTTGCAGGCGATGAAATTTGCAGAACACAACAGGGAAACAATAATGCTTATTGTCAGGATAACGAACTATCCTGGTTCAATTGGCAGGATGTTGATACCAATAAGTCTATGCTGCAGTTCTGGCAACGGCTGATCGCTTTTCGTAAAGTTCACCCGCGTTTATTTCGCAATAAATATTACAATAGTGAAATAAACAAGAGTGGATTATCCGATATATTATGGCATGGATGTGAACTGGGGAAACCTGGTTGGTATGACCCAAGCGGGCTGGCATTAGCGATGACACTTGGAGAACGGGCCGACGGGGAAGATATACATATTATGTTTAATATGTATTGGGAAGGACTTGAATTTGAGTTGCCGGATATTGAAGGAGAGAAGTGGTATCGCGCCATTGATACATTCTTATCCTCTCCTTTAGATATCGCTAAAACCGGGGAGGAAATAGTGCATAGCGGTTCGCATTATAAAGTGAATGCGCGCAGTGTTGTTGTCTTAATTTCAAAAAAAGATCCGATCTGCTAAGCCCAATCTTTTTTATTCTGACAGGCGGCAATAAAGGCTGAAAAAAACACACAGGGTGACAGCCTTTTTCACACTCCTTTAAGACCAACCCTTTAGGTTATTTTCTCAGGCGCAGGAAAATCAATAACCAACGCCAAAACCGTGCGTGATCACCAGCCAGTATTCGTTTTAACTGGTATAAATAAATAGAAAATAATTAATTAAAGCGCCAAGATAGCCTAATCAATCGCTTTTAATGTTGCCACTAATAATTGCCAAAATTTATCAACACTGTTGATCTGCACTTTTTCATCGGGGCTATGCGGAAATTTAATGGTTGGGCCGAATGAAATCATATCCCATTGTGGATATTCAGCACTAAACAAACCGCATTCTAATCCTGCATGAATCACCATTGCTTTGGGCTGTTTGTCAAAAAGTTTAACATATTGTTTTTCAACTGTTTTATAAATTTCTGAGTGCGGGTTTGGCGTCCAGCCGGGATAGTTACCCGTCAACGAAACGGTTGCATCATGCTGCTCAAATTGTTGTGCAATTTTTTGTGCTTCAGCTTGTTTTTCCTGCTCAACCTGAGAACGTACTAAGACCTGAATATCAAAAACGCCACGGTTATTTCTGTTTTGTGAAACAACGCCTAAATTTGAAGAGGTTTGCACTACATCAGAAAAATTATTATCCATACTGAATACTCCATTATTACATTGGGTCAGGCTGGTTAATAAATTAGCTTGGCTTTTATGGGTTAAGATAAAACCGGGTAAGGCACAGGATTTCACCGAAAGTGCTAAATTAGGCTCAGACGCTTTAAATTGACTACAGAGATTTTTTTGCAGGGTATTGATGATGATTTCTATACTATTTTGATACTGAGGGTCACAAATAATGACACAACTCGCTTCTCGTGGAATAGCATTACGTAAACTGCCGCCTTCAAAATACGCAAGGTGAAATGGAATGCCCTCGAGGTTGTTCAACACTGATACCAGTGTTTTTATTGCATTTGCACGGCCCAAATTAATATCACAACCGGAATGCCCTCCCTTAAGGCCATCCAGACAAATTTCAAACGCACTGTTGTCCGGTTCACGTTCCATTATTTCATAGGGTAGGGTCACCGTTACATTAACGCCTCCCGCACAACCCACAAAAAGTTCACCTTCTTGTTCAGAATCCGTATTAAGTAGGATTTTTCCCTGGAGTGCATTCGCTTTCAGGCCAAATGCACCGGTCATGCCGGTTTCTTCGTCGGTTGTTAAAAGTACTTCAAGGGGGCCATGCTGTAGTGTGTTATCAGCTAATACAGCTAAACAAGCTGCCATGCCGATCCCGTTATCTGCACCCAATGTTGTATTGTCAGCGCGTAACCATTCACCCTCGATAATAGGCTTAATCGCATCGGTTAAAAAATTGTGGTCAATATTGTTGTTTTTTTGCGGCACCATATCAAGGTGCGCCTGAAGAATAATAGCCGTGTTATTTTCATAACCATGACTTGCGGCTTTTTTTAAAATTAGATTACCAATTTCATCTTGTACACAGCTTATATTTTTTTCTTTCGCCCAATGGATTATCCAATCTGCAAGTTTCCGATCGTGTTTAGAAGGATGCGGGATAGAGCAAATAGTCGAGAAATAAGACCAAACGGGGGAAGCGATTGTTGAGTGTAAAGCCTGCATAAAAGATCCTGTTTTGAAAAATACGGAATGAGTTGCTGCTAATCTACAACCGTTCGGGGTATACTTAAATTGATCTAGATCAATAACATTAACATATTTAATTTCTTAGGGAAGGTACAATGTCAGAAGAAAATTTTAAAGATCCATATTCAATTCGTTATTTTTTAGGCTTTCTGGTTGTGATGCTTATCCCGACTTTGCCTGCCGCCTTGACGCTCTTTAAAGTCCTGGGTTAATCTAATACCTCCGACCGGAGAAGTGTGAAATTACTAAAATAACCTTTTTTATAAATGGGTTATTTTATTCACAGTAATTTTTTTCCGTGAAAACAAAATTTTATTGGTTAATTGTGGTGAAGATCTATAACATGTCGCCAATTTGCCAAAGTTTATGATTATTTGGTGGAAAAAAAACATTATTTTCCTCCAGTTATCAATAAATTTATTTTTATTTCCCTACGGAGGTTATTTTGAGTCATTCTGCCATATTGGTATTGGAAGATGGAACTGTATTTGAAGGTATCTCAATCGGTGCTGATGGTAGTTCTATCGGTGAGGTTGTTTTCAACACGTCAATGACGGGTTATCAGGAAATTTTAACAGATCCATCCTACGCACGCCAAATTGTTACATTAACCTACCCTCATATCGGAAATACCGGAACAAATAACGAAGACGAAGAGTCAACATCTATCCATGCCTGTGGTTTGGTTATTCGTGATTTGCCGCTGCTTGCAAGCAATTTCCGTAATCAACTTGGGTTAAGTGATTATTTAAAAAAACATAATATTGTCGCTATTGCTGAAATTGATACACGTAAACTAACCCGTATTTTACGTGAAAAGGGTGCGCAAGCTGGTTGTATTGTTGCGGATGAAAACCTCGATCAAGCGCTTGCTTTATCTCAAGCTAAAGCCTTTCCCGGTCTTAAAGGAATGGATTTGGCTAAGGAAGTGAGTACTACTGAAGCCTATAATTGGGCACAGGGTAGCTGGACACTGACCGGCGGATTACCTGCAGATGCGACGGATTCGAAATATCATGTTGTCGCTTTTGATTATGGTGTTAAACGTAATATTTTACGTATGTTGGTTGACCGGGGCTGCCGCGTAACGGTTGTGCCGGCACAAACTTCCGCAAGTGATGTATTAGCAATGAATCCTGATGGCATATTTCTGTCAAATGGCCCGGGCGATCCGGAGCCTTGTACCTATGCGATTACCGCCATCCAAGAAATTCTAAAAACAGAGATTCCCGTCTTTGGTATCTGTTTAGGCCATCAACTGCTTGCGTTAGCAAGTG is a window from the Psychromonas ingrahamii 37 genome containing:
- a CDS encoding AEC family transporter; the protein is MFLESLMFSFSVTGPICLLLFLGWFLRRIDFINEQFILIGSKLVFTVTLPTLLFLNIIKSDRDADINFSLISYSLLANILFFLLAVILTKLLARNRDDHGAIIQGAFRSNLAIIGLAYVDNIYGDSGLALAAVYVAFHVVLFNVLSVLILMPKQEKMSIKMCLGLFKSIFKNPLIIGILLGVVFFFFAIPVPDVMLDAGQYFAGMSLPMALLCTGGGLHLKTLNSDGFIIGFATILKIIVAPVLITGGAYFLGFRGFALGLTFLMTAAPTAAASYVMARAMGANASLAANVIASTTVGSLVTYSIGLSMLYSFNLM
- a CDS encoding Na+/H+ antiporter family protein; its protein translation is MNPVVLSVCVMLALSLMRINVVIALTLSALIGGLSAGMSVSDTVSAFEGGLGGGATIALSYAMLGAFAVAISKSGITDLLAQTVINKVHGRHPDHLTYVIKYVVLSLILLITISSQNIIPVHIAFIPILIPPLISVFTKLRLDRRLVACILTFGLITPYMVLPIGFGGIFLNNILLKNLHDNGLEVTASQVPTAMILPALGMVTGLLIAVFISYRKPRDYPQGESLFTPAENQKPAKTPLNKRHIVVALIAISATLSIQLLSGSMIVGALAGFVVFTFGGVIAWKETQDVFTKGVHMMAMIGFIMIAAAGFTAVMKATGSVDTLVEMLSANIGQNKPLAAVLMLVVGLLVTMGIGSSFSTIPIIATIYVPLALSFGFSPMAIIALVGTAAALGDAGSPASDSTLGPTAGLNADGKHDHIWDTVVPTFIHYNLPLMVFGWIAAMSL
- the rrtA gene encoding rhombosortase produces the protein MRSLIIETSLIILLTLILYLFEPEASELLAYYHNGIAEGEIWRLISATFCHTNFNHLVLNIVGLVITLALFVDLFKTIKIFPIIIFCSLFIGLCLFFFDTEVIWYVGLSGVLHGLFSYGVVTDIAKKDPWGYLLGAGLVIKIIYEQMFGASQSTINLIAAEVLVNAHLYGAIAGFIFFAYKKKIDK
- a CDS encoding tRNA-uridine aminocarboxypropyltransferase produces the protein MSKRAVCKRCLKAQSACICSAIQLIDNQHFVHVLQDPGEEKNAIGTARILGLSLKRSKISVGVLFDAGLFDLQNSYLVFPDASAVPTEQLVNLKKINNHSVFILLDGSWKKAYKLLMSNVFLQNLPKISINIDKKSEYRIRKSPRDDGLSTVEAGYYLLSQLEENKEKFVPLLTSFNRMIDYQIASMPAAIYKKHYLDKKPTSKEMFK
- the arfB gene encoding alternative ribosome rescue aminoacyl-tRNA hydrolase ArfB produces the protein MLKISNNVELADWEIDMTAIRAQGAGGQNVNKVSSAIHLRFDIKKSTLPDFYKERLLALSDSRITGDGVIIIKAQSHRTQEKNRDDALQRLKNLIVSAAVVQKVRRATRATKGSQRKRMDKKTQRGRIKNLRSKNNDD
- a CDS encoding Spy/CpxP family protein refolding chaperone; this encodes MNNKKLSIIALALGLTFANISVSQAHGGMQNNAGGWMHGGMMDSGIMNGGMMNGGMMNGGMINGGMMYGGMMNGGMMNGGMMNGGMMNGGMMNGGMMFSSLNLTGEQQQQIQSIMTAAMASMHSGPNMMTNMQASTAESQALLNSPTFDDAKAREIISKQQALMVDNQLQMLKAHHHAFQVLTEAQQEQVNTLMAEHLALMQQYMKGFQQ
- the glgX gene encoding glycogen debranching protein GlgX; translated protein: MYELLPGKTHPIGATVEDGGVNFCLYCDERSTSVELLLFEQHNALEPYEIIRFDPLIHRSFYFWHIFVKGLPEKTHYAYRVGGPFQPENGLVFDPQKVLIDPYSKGINCSLWQRNDACKAGDNLHTSMRSCVLKLTDYDWQGDSPPNHHLNESIIYEMNVGGFTKSPTSGVKHPGTYAGIIEKIPYLTALGITAVELLPIFEFEDSEVRYFNGNKLVNYWGYSTINFFAPHSGYCVNPQEGNHLDEFRDLVKALHQADISVILDVVFNHTDESDHRGPVYSFKGFANNSYYFLMDKHKNFYCNYSGCGNTFKCNHPIGEKFIVDCLEYWVRDMHVDGFRFDEGTILARGDNGNLIANPPVVWAIELSEQLADTKVIAEAWDAEGGYLVGSFPGHRWAEWNGLYRDDLRDFVRGKAGMLGTFARRITGSADIYESQYELPGNSINFINSHDGFTLNDLVSYNHKHNQANGENNSDGIDNNRSWNCGVEGITDNPQINMLRKRQIKNFAAILMLSKGVPMFVAGDEICRTQQGNNNAYCQDNELSWFNWQDVDTNKSMLQFWQRLIAFRKVHPRLFRNKYYNSEINKSGLSDILWHGCELGKPGWYDPSGLALAMTLGERADGEDIHIMFNMYWEGLEFELPDIEGEKWYRAIDTFLSSPLDIAKTGEEIVHSGSHYKVNARSVVVLISKKDPIC
- a CDS encoding aminoacyl-histidine dipeptidase, which translates into the protein MQALHSTIASPVWSYFSTICSIPHPSKHDRKLADWIIHWAKEKNISCVQDEIGNLILKKAASHGYENNTAIILQAHLDMVPQKNNNIDHNFLTDAIKPIIEGEWLRADNTTLGADNGIGMAACLAVLADNTLQHGPLEVLLTTDEETGMTGAFGLKANALQGKILLNTDSEQEGELFVGCAGGVNVTVTLPYEIMEREPDNSAFEICLDGLKGGHSGCDINLGRANAIKTLVSVLNNLEGIPFHLAYFEGGSLRNAIPREASCVIICDPQYQNSIEIIINTLQKNLCSQFKASEPNLALSVKSCALPGFILTHKSQANLLTSLTQCNNGVFSMDNNFSDVVQTSSNLGVVSQNRNNRGVFDIQVLVRSQVEQEKQAEAQKIAQQFEQHDATVSLTGNYPGWTPNPHSEIYKTVEKQYVKLFDKQPKAMVIHAGLECGLFSAEYPQWDMISFGPTIKFPHSPDEKVQINSVDKFWQLLVATLKAID
- the carA gene encoding glutamine-hydrolyzing carbamoyl-phosphate synthase small subunit, with translation MSHSAILVLEDGTVFEGISIGADGSSIGEVVFNTSMTGYQEILTDPSYARQIVTLTYPHIGNTGTNNEDEESTSIHACGLVIRDLPLLASNFRNQLGLSDYLKKHNIVAIAEIDTRKLTRILREKGAQAGCIVADENLDQALALSQAKAFPGLKGMDLAKEVSTTEAYNWAQGSWTLTGGLPADATDSKYHVVAFDYGVKRNILRMLVDRGCRVTVVPAQTSASDVLAMNPDGIFLSNGPGDPEPCTYAITAIQEILKTEIPVFGICLGHQLLALASGAKTSKMKFGHHGANHPVKDLDRNVVMITSQNHGFAADISSLPDNLRATHISLFDGSLQGMARTDKPAFSFQGHPEASPGPHDAAPLFNRFIELIEEYKKA